Within Harpia harpyja isolate bHarHar1 chromosome 4, bHarHar1 primary haplotype, whole genome shotgun sequence, the genomic segment TGTCTCACAGGGTAGCCCCCCGATGGCCGCCCCGCAGCCGTGGGTCCCCCcatggcccccccccccagccacggaTCCCCGTAGCCCCCCTCAAGGCCGTGggtcccccggggctgccccccccaTGCCTCCCCCATAGCTCAGCCCCGCCCCCGGCCGTGGGGCCCCAGGGACCGTGGCGGGGGGGCACAGCGCCACTGTGGGGGTGGCAGGACCAGGACCAGGCCGCGGGCCGCCCTGCCCCCCACTTCTCCTCCCCCCTCAACCCTCCCCAGCGCGGACGCGGgcggacccaggcgtccgggagCGCAGCTCCGCGCCGCCCCTGAAAAAAAGGACGCGGTGCCTTTAAGGAGGGACTTCTTTCCTCTCAGGTTTGTTTACATCTTCCTCCGCGCGGCTGCAGCACCGCCGCCCCCAGCGCGGCTCCGGGATTCctccgcccgccccctccccccctcaGGCCTCCCCCTCAGccgcccccctgccccgggccgggccTCCCCGCCGCCCAGCCCGTTACAGCCCCGCCGGCCTagggccgggccgcggccggggcggaGGAGCCACGGCACCGCCCGACGACCCCCTCCGCGGCGCGGGGACTCCTTTCGGGCCGCCCCACGAGCtcgccgcggggggggggagtcGGGGGCGCTGCCCTCGGCGCGGCCCTGAAGGTCGCGAGGCGCGCGCGGCCCCGCGCACAGAGGCGCCCCTCCGCTCGTGGtacggcccggccccgcccccgctccTCCGGATTGGCGCCGCCGCGCGCGAGTGACGTCCGGCGCCGCCAATCGcggctcccctccccccccctcccgcggcggccgggggcggTGCCCGGCGGGCGGGCCCGCCCTCCACGCCCGCCGATTGGGCCGCGGGGCGGCACCGCCCGCGCGCGGGGAGCCGTagtggcggcggcgggcgcgcggcggggcagcggcgggggcggggcgctgCGGGTCCCGGCgtgccgcggggcggggcgggcagcgcgcctgcgcggggcggggcggggcgcgcgggGGTACATAAggcgggggagcgggcggggagcggcagtcgggagcaggcggcggcggcggcgggtggaggcgcggggcggggcgcggctaggggggaggcggcggcgcgtgCCATGCGCGCGGGGGGGCGGGCCCGGCGGCGTTAACCCCTCGGCGACCGGCGGCGGTGACTCCCCCCGGGGCCTCGGCCCCGCGCCATGGCCCGGGCGGCctgagggggggtgggggtgtaaggggcgggggtggggggggggccgcgggtcGGCGGCGGCCCCATGCGGCGCGGGTAGCTCCCGTCCCCGAGGGAGCGGAGCCGAGAGCCATGGCCgacgcggcggcggccgccgagccggagccggagccccAGCACGAACCGGAGCCCCAGCCGGAGCCCGAGCGCTGCGACGCGCCGGCGGCGGACGGGGAGGCCGGTCGGCTGCCGCCCCCCGGGGcggaggaggcggtggcggcggaGGGCGCGGGCGGCGCcgaggggcggccggcggcggcgggcggagcggcgcgTCCCGGCCTGGGCCCGCGGTACCGGTCGTCTGTGGGTCGCACCGAGGAGTGGCCGGTGAAGAAGAAGCACCGCCGGCGGCCGTCGAAGAAGAAGCGGCGCTGGAAGCCCTACTCGAAgctgagctgggaggagaagcagcagttcGACGAGCGGCAGAGCCTCCGCGCCTCCCGGCTGCGCGCCGAGATGTTCGCCAAGGGGCAGCCGGTGGCTCCCTACAACACCACGCAGTTCCTGATGGAGGACCACGACCAGGAGGAGCCCGACCTGAAAACCGGGCTGTACCCGCGGCGAGCGGCCGCCAAGTCGGACGACACGAGCGAGGAGGATTTCCTGGAGGAGGCAGCGGAGGAGGACGGGGGCAGCGACGGGATGGGGGGGGACGGCAGCGAGTTTCTGCAGAGGGACTTCTCGGAGACCTACGAGCGGTACCATGTGGAGAGCCTGCAGAACATGAGCAAGCAGGAGCTGGTGAAGGAGTACCTGGAGCTGGAGAAGTGCCTCTCCCGCATGGAGGAGGAGAACAACCGGCTGAGGATGGAGAGCAAAAAACACGGCGGGGAGACGGCGGAGACGGCGCGGCTgcggcagctggagctggaggtggACAGGTTGCGAGCGGAGAacctgcagctgctgaaggagaaggacCTGCCCCGGCAGGAGAAAGGCCCCTGCAAGCTGGGGGAGTGACgctggggggagggggcggggggtgcggggggggctTTTTACAGTGGTGGGGTGTAACATTCTATACATCTGTACAGAGACGCCGCGGACCCTTTTTAACGGGAATAAAGCGCAGCTGGGGAGCGGGGGGCCCGGGCACTGCCGAGGcctcccccccctcttttttagGTGGCTGTgagggggcgagggggggggttGATGTGTCGGTGATACTTggtttatgatttattttttttgtgtctaaacaaaaacaaaaaagatccCCAGGAAAGCTGTAAATTGGCCAAAACTGACTATAAAAAATTATAGAGGTCTAATAAATTTAATTACTTGTAACTGTAACGGTTTTGGTGTGATTTCTAGAAGATATTCAGAATGGCATTCCAGAAGGGAATACATTTTGAGTTATTTTTGTGATGTTATAACTGGTCTATGGTGGTGTCTGATTAAAACTAGCAGTAGTTTCTCACTTAaccctttttgttattttttttttttcccctgcttattTTAAATTCTAAGTCTGCTCAATCAGCTGCAATGGTTAAAAATACCTGGAAAAAGCGATAACAGCTCTTAATGTGTATGATGGATGCTGCTGATGCCTCTCTAACCTATTAAGCCAAAGTATGTTTCTTTGCCTAAAGGCTTGCTTAAACTTAACTCCCTTTCCTCCCAGGTCAGTTAACTGAGATCTGGGCAAAAACTGCCTAAAAATACACTTCTAAGCTACgagtgaggggaaaaaacttAAAAGTTTTGGAGCAGCCCAGGGAAAAGTTTTCATAGTCAGCACTTGGCCTCTGAAATGGCTGACGAGGAGGGATCAGTGGAAGGTGAATGTGACAGCTCAACCTTTTCATTCCCTGCTGCTGTACctgagaggggaaggagaagaaaaaaagcaggagaagCTCCAggcagctgtggggttttttgaaggGAAAACAGGTAAAACAAAGGGCAAAGTAATAGAGGGGCCAGAGTCTGCTCTGGTTTGTGGTGTGGTGTAATCAATGGCAACCGGGCTCAGAACTGGGAGTGTGTGTTAATGAAACTTGTACCTGGAGAGCCAGGGGATCAGCTGGGGGAACCCCCTGCCTCAGGCTACAGCAGGAGGGAAAAATGGCCTTATATGAAAAAATAAGAGGGGGCTGGatgtgggggaggaggagacaAAGGTGcccccagcactgctctgctcaGGGTGGGCAGCGCAGGCGGGTTTGTACAAAATCGGGGGTTTAAAGTGGCTGCGGCTGAGGGACTTGGCTTTAGGGATCACACCAGGTTTTTAACAGGAGCCTGGCAAAAAGCAGCCTGCCCTTGGGTGTACGCTGGCATCGACgggcaggaaaaaaggaaactattCGAGGGCTACTCACTCAAGAGCCCAGTAGCCACCCGcgctcccttcccctctgccatgACATCATCCGGCAGAGCCAGCGCCCGGTGCGGCTGCGGAGGGAGGCACCGCCGCGCCGCCCCGAGCCAGACCGGCGGCAAGGCACGGCGAGAGGTAACGAGTTAATCAGGATCTCGCTGGCTGGGAAGAGCGGCGCCGAACCCTGCGTCCTGCTCGTTCATCCCGGGCGCTTCTTTCCAGCGATTTATTTCCCCGAATGAGCGATTCCCTCTCTGTATCTGTGCTGCCCGTGAGTCTCGTTTTCTTCTGGGGCAGGACAACCGCAGGCGCGTGTCCGATGGCACTAACTCCGGCAGTGGGTGCTACACTTCACAAGTACCATGAAATGTAGTTCTTAGCACCTGGTGAATGTGAAAAACTTAATGCAAGGAAATATGATTAGTCAAATGTAGCACGGTGGTTGTTACAGAGTGATGGCTGTTACCAAGTTTAGCACACCCACAGGGTTTGCCCTCCATCTACTTACCCCAAACTTGTTACATTTAACTCCTAAGAATAAATCATTTATCTGCAAATGCTTTAACAaatagaacttttaaaaaaaccccaaaacaaaatacCATAACGATCAACTCTCCAACCTGCTTTGACTCCACCAACTTTTTCTACTTTATTCTGTGCTCTGTTCTAATGAGAACAAGTCTTCATACGAACCAGGCTACCTCTGATCCCCACTTTAGAAGGTGTTTAAGAACGGCAGGTCTCCCAGCATAGGCTCGTTCCAGCTCCTGCATCCAAACCTCCTGGCAGACGCAGACCGGTGGCATTTGGGGACCTTTGAAACCTCCGAGTGGATCAGTAACAGACAGGGAGCTCGTCCCCACTTCGCCTTCCCGGCCAAGGGGAGAGCTCGCCTGCTTGAGCCTCCCCGTGAGCTCTGGAGCCTGGCTCAGAGTTGGTTCGGAGGAGACGAGCTCGACTGCAGCTCAACTGTTTGAGAGGAACAAATAAAATCTTAGAGATCGTCAGAGATAAAGGTGCCGCAgagctggctgtgatgtggtatCAAAGGGCAGCAATTAGTCCCTCCTGACAAGAAGGCAGCGCGCTGTCTTAACTAGTTGAGGGCAAGTACCTCCCTGGAGGGCAAGGCAGCCTCGCCTGCCAAACCTTTGAAGCACATCCCTTCTCTCGCTGCCACACTTTGGTCTTTCCTGGGTTGTTTGAGCCAACTGGCCTTTATTCCGGCTCCTCCAGTGAGCCCAGGAATGCCGCTGGAACAGCAGCACCCCTCCGATCTCCCTGAACGGGCTGCACCTCGGCGCAGAGCCCGTGGCTGCAGGAATCTGCCTGTTGGAGCTCCTGCTTGTCCCGACTGTGGGGCCGAGCGGTAGGAAGAGGCTCACTGCCActctgctggctgcaggaggacaCCACCGACGCCAGCTTTGCAGCAAGCAGCCTCAGAAACACGGGGCATATAGAGACCCTCTTGGCTAAAGGGTTTCCCACTTGCTGAGGAAAAGACTGCATTTCTGTCCTGGGGAGAGGTAGAAATTATTGCACTAATACAAAAGAAAAGGGGACTAAATCATCCCACCAGCAGTTACGGCCATTCTTCTTCGATGTGGGGCGAAGCGGCATACGGACAGACCAGTTCCCTGAAAACACTGCTggctgcaagaaaataaaaaaaaaggaagtagtcCATCTTAAACAGCCCGTTAGTGCCGCAACATTGGTGTGAAGTGAAACCCGAATCCTGCCCCTTAACACCGGCTGAAGAGAACGTGCAGCTTGCCTTCCCTCATGGTCTGAATTAGTTTCAAGGAGCAGGTTGCTGGTACTCACTGGCATGGCAATTAGGTCCTGAAGTCTGTTAAACCCAGCCATTTGATGTTCCAGGTTTTATAAAGCAGGGACATGGTGCTGACAATAACACTATTGTCCTGCCTACAACTTAACTTGCActaattgcatttaattttgttAGCTTTACATTCTGAGGATATACTTACACAGCTGTTTGGGATATCCTGGTGATTCTCTTGTGTCACAAGGTAAGcatcattttgttaaaaaaaaaaaaaaaaaagaggagaatctGTGGCACAGTGAGCCCTGCACGCGGAAGAGGTTTTACGGCGCTCACCGACGAGGCCATCGCCGAAAAGCTGGCAGCTTTTGGTCCATCTGCAACACACCAAACCCTGGCTGTTAGGATCAGGCCCATCATGTTCGCTCCCTTCCTGCTCCCACCCTACAAAAAACCCTCTAACAACCCAGGAAGGTGCCAAGGCATGCAGCTTGAATGAAGCGTAGCCCTGATTAGTTTGGCAAAATCAACTTGAAATGAGATCTTCAGCTGTCGTGTGCGTGCAGAGACGCACACGACAATAAACCTCCCAGCTTTTACAATGCAGcaatttataaaaatatgaagCTTCAGAGTTCAGGACC encodes:
- the HEXIM1 gene encoding protein HEXIM1, translated to MADAAAAAEPEPEPQHEPEPQPEPERCDAPAADGEAGRLPPPGAEEAVAAEGAGGAEGRPAAAGGAARPGLGPRYRSSVGRTEEWPVKKKHRRRPSKKKRRWKPYSKLSWEEKQQFDERQSLRASRLRAEMFAKGQPVAPYNTTQFLMEDHDQEEPDLKTGLYPRRAAAKSDDTSEEDFLEEAAEEDGGSDGMGGDGSEFLQRDFSETYERYHVESLQNMSKQELVKEYLELEKCLSRMEEENNRLRMESKKHGGETAETARLRQLELEVDRLRAENLQLLKEKDLPRQEKGPCKLGE